Below is a genomic region from candidate division KSB1 bacterium.
ATCAGAAGCCGAGATGGAGATCAATTTCGCATCGACATTGGGTCGCAAGTCCAACCCAGCCGCACTGCCAATACCGCGTTGATGAAATGCGAATGGCCGCTCGCAATTCAGCATGAGGATCGTCGCATCATCGCCTTTTGAAGTAATTTGGGCGCTACCATCCACCTCCAATTTGAAAGTAGGATTCGTTACACCAATCCCAACATTTCCAGATACAGCCGAATACATGTTATTACCCGAGATGGTCCAATCGTTATCGGGCATTGGGCTAATGGGCTTCCATACGCCCACACCGCTGGCATCAGACGTGAGTACATAATTGTTTGTTGCCCCAGTCGGCAGCTTAAAACCAGTCATTTGCACGGTGCCAGCAACATCCAATTTTTGCGTTGGAGAAGTGGTGCCAATGCCTACATTGCCATTATTAGAAATCCGCATTCGTTCCTTCCAACTAGTGTCCCATGTATCGATCGCCAGGGCATAATTTTTCGTAAAGCGAAAAGCTGCGGATTTTGAAGCAGTAGTGTTGTTAAATCCGATTAATCCGACTCCTGGATTATCGTTGCCTTCTGAAACATGTTGCAGCACCCAACCATCCGCCTTATCCAATCGAAGTTCTCCGTTTGCGACATGCAATTTGGCCAGGGGATTCGTCGTGCTCACACCGATATTTCCATTGCTTTCATAAACCACTGAGTTGCCAATTGTAGTAGCCCCTGTGAATTTGGGCAGATAATTAGCCGTCCCACTTCCACCAATACCACCCCCCGTTCCAGTTGCTGCAATGGTAATTTTATTATTTGCATCGTCTGGGGTAATGGTGATATTGCTGCCCGCCACCAGATCGATATTGCCCCCATCATTGGAAACACCACTCAAGCTACTGACGATATTCGGTGCAATCTTCGCCACCGTAACCGCATTGTCCTGAATCATGGGCGTGGTAATGGCATTGGCCTGCCCCGCTTCGACAAACGCTGAGGCATCTTTGCCATCCACTTTGTCGGCATTATAAGCCCGAAACGTATAGCCAACACTCACCAGCCGTTTGCGTGGTGTCATCTCGGGGTCGCTCCCAACTTTAAGGGATAAAAACTTGTCATTGCCATCGAAAACCGTATACGGAATTGGCGTCACAGAGCCTAGCAATACATCGAATAGGCCCGCATTGACGGTAACGGTTTGGGTTTCGGTCCATAACACATTGCCTGCTGTCGCTGCATCGTAGATTTTGAACTCAATTGTAAAGCTGCCATTCAGTGCCGTGTCGCCAGCATCGGTCAGCATGCCCTGATAATTGATCACCTGGGGCACCTGGGCCAGCCCAATCGAACAAAAGAGAAACATGATCAGCATGACAGCCATTGAAAATCGAGATTTTGGTAACATAGCTAACTCCTTTTGATTGGTTCATTAGTGTGGTTGATTAATGCATTAAAAAAAACGAATCTCAGTTTGAAATTAATCCATCTCATCAAAAAATTTTTTCAAAAAAAATCCCCAACTGTTTGCTATGAGATAAAAGCCTGACGGCTTAACTCCCAAATAACAAAAATCCCCAACCTGGAATTAAGGCGTTAGCCTTTTAGTTTGCGATGAGAGATAAAAGCTTGACGGCTTAACTCCCGAATCAAAAAAAAATCCCCAACCCTGTAGGACCAATTAGCAATTGGTCCCACAAGATTGGGGGGATTTTTGGAATGATTGGTGTCAATCACCAAAAGCACGAATGGAATCAATGCCGATTATGTTTTTCCCACCAAAAGTTACACCCGTGAGAATAGCTTCTTCATCGCCGCATTCAATATGCGTATCGCCAAAACGAAAATGAAAAACCAGGTCGATGTCGCCATCACCATCGACATCTTCTTCATGACGTTTTGGTTCACAGGTCTTTTTATCTACATGCATTTCCATTGCTTCGATGCCAGTTTTTCCAAATCGTACGGTTTTATGATCAACATTTGTGGCATCAAAAGCTTCAGTGGTGATGATTGCCACAGGGATAACACCATTGTTATTTTGGCAATTGATAGAATTGGGATAGCTACCAGGTTTGATATCAATTTCGACATGAATGAACTTGCATTTGCCAGCGCTGCCCGCATTATATAGTGCTTTAATTTCTTCAGAGGAAAGTATGCGGTTGAATACTTCAACTTCATCGATGATCCCATTGAAAAATAACCCATCTTTCCTCCTGCCAATCCGCAGCGGCTCATCATTGGTATACTGCATGATGCTATATGGTAAAATGGCGGAGTCAACCAAATTTCCATTGACATAAAATTTCACCATTCTTGAAGTTGCATCAGCAGTAACTGCAACAAAATACCATTCACCGATGACCAAATCAGGCATATTGGCCGTATGACCTGTAGTTCGATTGTACGGAGCAAACTGTGATTTAAATGATAGCTTAGCATAATGGATACCAAATTCAAAGTTGCCAGCATGATTTGCATCTGCCCAACCTGATGGTTGCTTACAAACTATTGTTTGTTCGCTGATAATACGAGTTAATTTAATCCAGGCATCGATAGTTATGGTGGATGTAATATCTAACGAAGCATTATCTGGTGCTGTAACACAATCGTCGTTGCCATCAAAATTAAGCGCCTTGGCAACTTTACCAGCTACATGAGTTGCACCGAATATCGATCCATGATTACCACCTATAATATCTTCAGCCATAGAACCATCGTTCTCATCGAATGGCCACCAATTCACCAAATCCGAAGGCGGTTCAACACACTCAAGACAAGACGTTTTGTTTAGATTGTTGGCTCTTTCAGATGCAATTTTTTCTGGAGAGGTGGGATTGTCTTTCCATTCACAACCAGAAGCAAGCATCAACACCAAAAGGAAAGCCACGTACTGATTAATGAATAGCTTTTTCATAACTTTTACTCCTTCATTTTATTTTCAATTTTTATAGGATTATTGAAAATATGAGCACAAAAATTGCTCAGCAAAGGCTGGCAAATTCTTCATTGAAATAAACGGATTTCATTTAAAAATTAATCCATGAAATTATGCCAATACTCAAAAAAAAATCCCCAACCCTGCAGGACAAATTGGCAATTTGTCCCACAAGATTGGGGTGAAATATTATTGCGGGAATTAAGGCGTTAGCCTTTTATCGATTTCGTGATGAAATAAAAGCCTGACGGCTCAACTCCCCGTCTTATCCTCAGCAGCACGAACTTTTACTTCGGTCAAGCGGTAGCCCGAAACAGTGGCAATATACTCTCCTTTGGCTAAATTTTCAAAAACGATCTCTCCTTTTTCATCGGTCTGAGCC
It encodes:
- a CDS encoding tail fiber domain-containing protein, with amino-acid sequence MLPKSRFSMAVMLIMFLFCSIGLAQVPQVINYQGMLTDAGDTALNGSFTIEFKIYDAATAGNVLWTETQTVTVNAGLFDVLLGSVTPIPYTVFDGNDKFLSLKVGSDPEMTPRKRLVSVGYTFRAYNADKVDGKDASAFVEAGQANAITTPMIQDNAVTVAKIAPNIVSSLSGVSNDGGNIDLVAGSNITITPDDANNKITIAATGTGGGIGGSGTANYLPKFTGATTIGNSVVYESNGNIGVSTTNPLAKLHVANGELRLDKADGWVLQHVSEGNDNPGVGLIGFNNTTASKSAAFRFTKNYALAIDTWDTSWKERMRISNNGNVGIGTTSPTQKLDVAGTVQMTGFKLPTGATNNYVLTSDASGVGVWKPISPMPDNDWTISGNNMYSAVSGNVGIGVTNPTFKLEVDGSAQITSKGDDATILMLNCERPFAFHQRGIGSAAGLDLRPNVDAKLISISASDKKILGGFYDDAGTNPDKVYFVPENGNVGIGTTIPTHKLHVVAQDAVGLFESSSNLAYLRLSTNEGLNNRVELKNNPGGRLSLWTAGGSDVFNITRDGKVGIGTINPTAKFHLVSEYAIFEGTSASVPNCPEIQFRETNSKSYWIMSKRGSAWSPEQNQLLFSFYDGSNWFQSMNLKTNKDVLFHGNVGIGVTNPGYRLDVDGGAQITAKGDDATILMLNCERPFAFHQRGTGSAAGLDLRPNVEAKLISISASDKKILAGFFDETSPTIDKVYFVPDGGYVGVGLATPNRIFQIKQGAGRAIADGWDVYSSRRWKTNIQPIQGALDKVKRLTGVLFDWKDSGKHDLGLIAEEVGQVIPEVVTYEENGVDAQSVDYARLVAILIQGMKEQQMTIEQLTKRIDELEKKK
- a CDS encoding LamG domain-containing protein yields the protein MKKLFINQYVAFLLVLMLASGCEWKDNPTSPEKIASERANNLNKTSCLECVEPPSDLVNWWPFDENDGSMAEDIIGGNHGSIFGATHVAGKVAKALNFDGNDDCVTAPDNASLDITSTITIDAWIKLTRIISEQTIVCKQPSGWADANHAGNFEFGIHYAKLSFKSQFAPYNRTTGHTANMPDLVIGEWYFVAVTADATSRMVKFYVNGNLVDSAILPYSIMQYTNDEPLRIGRRKDGLFFNGIIDEVEVFNRILSSEEIKALYNAGSAGKCKFIHVEIDIKPGSYPNSINCQNNNGVIPVAIITTEAFDATNVDHKTVRFGKTGIEAMEMHVDKKTCEPKRHEEDVDGDGDIDLVFHFRFGDTHIECGDEEAILTGVTFGGKNIIGIDSIRAFGD